A stretch of Candidatus Dormiibacterota bacterium DNA encodes these proteins:
- a CDS encoding HNH endonuclease: protein MPNGLALSKLHHAAFDRHILGVRPDPTVGLRLDVLPEPDGPMLKYGL from the coding sequence GTGCCGAACGGACTGGCGCTGTCCAAGCTGCACCACGCGGCGTTCGACCGCCACATCCTCGGCGTGCGGCCGGACCCGACCGTGGGGCTGCGTCTAGACGTTCTCCCGGAGCCGGATGGGCCTATGCTCAAGTACGGCCTGTAA
- a CDS encoding helicase-related protein: MTAATRISPGQVLTGPLFNEPMRVETVQGNGPESWVVGLVGAQSERYRKVTLTTAELARLTILDPRHSFNGDGRLLRLGLQAYALGIAYEFDPYFGLSISRVDPLPHQLEAVYDYLLKLARVRFLLADDAGAGKTIMAGLLIRELELRGLAERVLIVCPANLAFQWQRELKEKFDTKFLVTKGQDIREQFGVNQWLERNRVITSLDLAKRQDILPGLRQVHWDLVIVDEAHRMSAADETHKSLRYKLGELLRDTSDHMLLLTATPHKGDPLNFSLFLQLLDADAYADVKSIRAAMDRRRAPFYLRRTKEAMVYFPERRPDGTWAAEKIFTKRIPHTVDFHIDGAEFELYREVTRFVKRESARAAAEGEDPRARAIGFLMSLYQRRLASSTYAMRRSLEKRALRLQEGLKRAQDLARLAPPDIPGPEEIEEMEESERERLETLLEAITLAGSAELVRDEVEELRRLATQAQAVENAGAEAKLSELKGLLRKEGFFDHPDQRLLLFTEFKDTLDYLVTRLKSWGFRVGFIHGGMKSGSRDDPGTRLHAEQQFREGEIQVLVATEAAGEGINLQVCNILFNYDIPWNPNRLEQRMGRIHRYGQRKDCLIFNFVATNTIEGRVLQRLLEKLQEIRDALEDDAVFNVVGEVLPAAHVERVLRDYYAGLLGDADLEERLLHNVDEGQFRAICQNALEGLASKKLNLEMLIERRARAQERRVVPETIARFLREAAEFVPLTLKTIPSLSHTFEPARTPSVLRRYEKDPDWKLPALADRYPRCSTDRETAETEKLEWVTPGHPLFESIRRHTHAQALDVLGKGATFHSLQHEHPARIDFYRARVVDGLGQVIHERLFAVEISEDGEPRLQEPGLLGNFAPADPPAEMPAVAALPEPTAWLHENALAPFLEETRKDRLAEVERVSSHVELSLTELLQRADEEIGRAAADVEQKLAGAEGRLAQAETRHAELLARRERRRTDLDRQRALTLQAVERLASVLALPHPEREAPEVRRLKPNFETEAVAMRVVMEHERAQGRQVYDVSEKNLGYDVTSLDLASGELRLIEVKGLGAASGTILLTPNERRVAEDRPDCYWLYVVTNCDDAPRLQEPIRDPARLDWHEVTKVAHYYLSVDAMKRPMLVRESTPPYGGTS; the protein is encoded by the coding sequence GTGACCGCCGCCACCAGGATCAGCCCAGGGCAGGTCCTCACCGGCCCGCTCTTCAATGAGCCGATGCGGGTGGAGACCGTCCAGGGCAATGGTCCAGAAAGCTGGGTGGTCGGGCTGGTTGGTGCGCAGTCGGAGCGCTACCGGAAGGTGACGCTGACCACCGCTGAACTCGCGCGCCTCACGATTCTCGACCCTCGTCACTCCTTCAACGGCGATGGGCGCCTTCTCCGTCTCGGTCTCCAGGCCTACGCCCTCGGCATTGCCTACGAGTTCGATCCGTACTTTGGGCTCTCGATTTCCCGCGTGGATCCCCTCCCCCACCAGCTCGAGGCGGTTTACGACTACCTACTCAAACTCGCGCGGGTGCGGTTTCTCCTGGCCGACGACGCCGGAGCGGGCAAGACGATCATGGCGGGCCTGCTCATCCGCGAGCTCGAGCTGCGGGGCCTCGCCGAACGCGTTCTGATCGTCTGCCCGGCCAACCTCGCATTCCAGTGGCAGCGCGAGCTGAAAGAGAAATTTGATACCAAGTTTCTCGTGACCAAAGGACAAGATATCCGCGAGCAGTTCGGGGTCAATCAATGGCTGGAGCGGAACCGGGTCATCACTTCGCTCGATCTGGCGAAGCGCCAGGACATCCTGCCCGGGCTGCGCCAAGTGCACTGGGATCTCGTCATCGTGGATGAGGCGCACCGGATGTCAGCGGCGGACGAAACGCACAAGAGCCTTCGATACAAGCTGGGGGAGCTCTTGCGGGACACCTCGGACCATATGCTTTTGCTCACGGCAACCCCACACAAGGGTGACCCGCTGAACTTCAGCCTGTTTCTGCAGCTCCTCGATGCCGACGCATACGCCGACGTGAAGTCGATCCGCGCGGCTATGGACCGGCGTCGGGCGCCCTTCTACCTGCGACGCACCAAGGAGGCGATGGTCTACTTCCCGGAGCGCCGACCAGACGGCACCTGGGCCGCCGAGAAGATCTTCACCAAGCGCATCCCGCACACGGTGGACTTCCACATCGACGGGGCGGAGTTCGAGCTCTACCGCGAAGTGACGCGGTTTGTGAAGCGCGAGAGCGCGCGCGCCGCGGCCGAGGGTGAAGACCCGCGCGCCCGCGCGATCGGCTTCCTGATGTCCCTCTACCAGCGACGCCTCGCATCTAGCACGTACGCCATGCGGCGTTCGCTGGAGAAACGGGCCCTGCGCCTCCAGGAGGGGCTCAAGCGCGCCCAGGACCTGGCCCGGCTGGCGCCGCCTGACATTCCCGGTCCGGAAGAGATCGAAGAAATGGAGGAGAGCGAGCGCGAGCGGCTCGAGACTTTGCTCGAAGCCATCACGCTGGCGGGAAGCGCCGAACTGGTGCGAGACGAGGTGGAGGAACTGCGGCGCCTGGCGACCCAGGCCCAGGCCGTCGAGAACGCAGGAGCCGAGGCCAAGCTCTCGGAGCTCAAGGGTCTCCTTCGGAAGGAAGGGTTCTTCGACCATCCGGACCAGCGCCTGCTCCTCTTCACCGAGTTCAAGGACACGCTGGACTACCTCGTGACGCGGCTCAAGTCATGGGGCTTCCGCGTCGGCTTCATCCACGGCGGCATGAAGTCGGGCTCCCGCGATGATCCGGGCACGCGCCTCCATGCCGAGCAGCAGTTCCGGGAAGGCGAGATCCAGGTCCTGGTCGCCACCGAGGCCGCGGGCGAAGGGATCAACCTCCAGGTTTGCAACATCCTCTTCAACTACGACATCCCCTGGAACCCGAACCGCCTCGAACAGCGGATGGGCCGCATCCACCGCTACGGCCAGCGCAAGGACTGCCTGATCTTCAACTTCGTGGCCACCAACACGATCGAGGGGCGCGTCTTGCAGCGGCTGCTGGAGAAGCTCCAGGAGATCCGAGACGCCTTGGAAGACGATGCCGTCTTCAACGTCGTGGGGGAGGTCCTGCCGGCGGCTCATGTCGAGCGCGTGCTGCGCGACTACTACGCCGGGCTGCTCGGAGACGCCGACCTCGAGGAGCGCCTTCTCCATAACGTCGACGAGGGACAGTTCCGCGCCATCTGCCAGAACGCCCTGGAAGGGCTGGCGAGCAAGAAGCTCAACCTCGAGATGCTGATCGAGCGGCGCGCGCGGGCGCAGGAGCGCCGCGTCGTTCCGGAGACCATCGCGCGCTTCCTCCGCGAGGCAGCCGAGTTCGTGCCGCTCACCCTCAAGACCATCCCAAGCCTGTCGCACACCTTTGAGCCGGCGCGCACGCCTTCGGTCCTTCGTCGCTACGAGAAGGACCCGGACTGGAAGCTCCCGGCTCTCGCGGACCGCTATCCGCGCTGCTCCACCGACAGGGAGACGGCGGAAACGGAGAAACTGGAATGGGTCACACCCGGCCATCCGTTGTTCGAATCGATCCGGCGGCATACCCACGCCCAGGCGCTCGATGTCCTCGGCAAGGGCGCGACCTTCCACTCCCTCCAGCACGAGCACCCGGCGCGCATCGACTTCTACCGGGCGCGAGTGGTGGATGGACTCGGGCAGGTCATCCACGAGCGACTCTTCGCCGTGGAGATCTCCGAGGATGGCGAGCCTCGACTTCAGGAGCCTGGCCTGCTCGGCAACTTCGCGCCTGCGGATCCGCCGGCCGAGATGCCCGCGGTCGCAGCTCTTCCGGAGCCAACGGCGTGGCTCCACGAGAACGCGCTCGCCCCGTTCCTCGAAGAGACTCGCAAGGATCGCCTGGCCGAGGTCGAGCGGGTCAGCTCGCACGTGGAGCTCTCGCTCACCGAGCTGCTTCAGCGAGCGGACGAGGAGATCGGGCGCGCGGCGGCCGACGTGGAGCAGAAACTCGCCGGCGCAGAGGGACGGCTCGCGCAGGCGGAGACGCGCCACGCGGAGCTGCTCGCCCGCCGCGAGCGCCGCAGGACCGACCTCGACCGCCAGCGGGCGCTCACGCTCCAGGCGGTGGAGCGGCTCGCGAGCGTCCTCGCGCTGCCGCACCCCGAGCGCGAGGCGCCAGAGGTGCGGCGTCTCAAACCGAACTTCGAGACCGAAGCCGTCGCTATGCGCGTGGTGATGGAGCACGAGCGGGCGCAGGGTAGGCAGGTCTACGACGTCTCAGAGAAGAACCTGGGCTATGACGTCACGAGCCTCGACCTTGCCTCTGGCGAGCTGCGGCTGATCGAAGTGAAGGGGCTCGGCGCTGCGAGCGGCACGATCCTGCTCACCCCCAACGAGCGCCGCGTCGCAGAGGATCGGCCCGACTGCTACTGGCTTTACGTCGTCACCAACTGCGACGATGCACCGCGGCTCCAGGAGCCGATCCGCGACCCCGCGAGACTCGACTGGCACGAGGTGACGAAGGTCGCGCACTACTACCT